CTAGTGATAGGAAAGATCATTATAGTGATTCATGCTCCaagatgatttatgaattatgCTAATTTCAATGGTTATTTGAGTTTCATGAACTGAAATGATCACACAACGGATTTATTGCTGATAACAATCCTACCCGATACTAATAGATAATAATTCTTCATTATTCCCATGAGAAATTTACCTTCAAAGACACATTTTGAGTTTTCAATTACGTAATAAGACACATTGAGTTTGGAAGACACTTTCCCAAATCATTTTGTCTAATTTGCCCTTGAACTCTACATCCAGTGTttgagtaaataataaattatagaaacattttttttttattttgcatcCATAACTTAAAATTCTCAGATCCCCTTTCTCTTAACATAATTCCAAACACACGTCTCAGATTCATCTATTATCTTTGACAATTACATTTGAACTAGAGCACCGTCGTCCTCTCCATCACTTTCAGAGACAGTCTGTTTTTCCGAGACCGTTGTGTTCATCAGAGGTCGGCGTGTTCTTCCTACACAGTTGTCTTCTTGCTGGATCTTCCCAACACCAAAACTCAATCTCTCTGGCTCTTCTATCTAACATCCAAGACCAAACACGAATCTCGTTGTCTCCTCCATCTGATATCCATTGTTTGTTGTTTCTGAGGTTATTAGGGCGTGGCTACATATCCGTGGATACACAAGCGcatgtggggggggggggggggggttggttGTGGATGCAATGTTGGGTAAGGACACAGATGTGTGGATACGTATTGTTGGATACATGAACTGTGGTTGGGTTATATTTTTAGGATTTGGTGGATACTTAGTCGTGGATACGCAATTTCCATGTCTATGTCGTCACTGACCACACAATCATTGTCCACGTCTCTCCGTGTCTCTATATAATGTTACAATTTTTCGATTTATATCCACAATTATACAACATGTACGCACTCCCCTATCTATGCTTTCTTATCTACACTTCCCCAAATCATAAACCCCAATCCACATAAACCATATCCACACATCCCTTGACCACCTTTGACTTCTCAACGCTTTCCCTGCACTATTAGAATCAAAATCgagaaaaccaaaaacaaactcaaaaaaacatttgaaagaTTCACACACTTTCGTAAATAACTTTAAGttcgttgaagaagaagaaaagaaagctaGAATTacttatgttaaaaaaaaaactcaaatcttGATGAGTCACTATCAACAATTTAAGTTTTTGTACTGTCATTTTCTCATCCATTGGATATGGTTTATTAGCATCTCATCCAAGGGCTTAAAATAGACTCACTAACCGATAAACCTACTTCCTCAAACAAATAAATGactatttagtttttttttctttcattctaAACCAAACATCCTTGCTTGTTTCTCTAACAAAGGACTTTTTCGTCCACAACTGTGGCATCCGTACACAAAAAATGTGTCAAATACTGAATGTGTCTTTGCAGGTAAAGAAAAGACAAAATGTGTCTTTATGTGTAACTCTCTCTACTCCCATTGCTCTAACCTCCAAGTTCTCTTCTACATGTGCTGGTTTTGAGACCATGGTCCATAGCTAGTTTAAGCCGATACCAGAGATGGACTTAaagtatattaattttattaatttgttatATTAGTGTTATATACTTGTACGGTTTtctggataatttttttttgttattggatCGCCtttagttaatatttatttgttcttatgttttttttttgtgatgtaGGTGGTGAGCCAGTATAATTGAAATATAAATGCAAGACTATGGACTATTCCATGTTTAGAACTTATGAGGTTTTTATTATTTggaattaacaatatatttgaatagCAATTTTGTTTCCGAAAGATGGTCCTCCATAAAACATGGACCAGTATATTATTAGGCATGATTCCGGATTTGTCATTTCCGATCTATTTCGCAGtataataaattgttttaacaaatcatttgttttaaaactatttttgttaaatACACTTTACAGTTTACactaatcaaatttattttgatgataCAGAGAACCTATTAACCTGTAAAATTCTTTTGAAAAGTGTAATTGTAACATCATTTTTAAATCTAGattactatggatatgttggcCCAAAAAAGGATTATTATGGATAAGAAATCAGTCccagttttataatattttgtaactgTTGTAAGAAATACGTTTACAAACAAATCTTAAATAAATTGTAGCAAAGAAGTGTGAAGCATGCCCAGTTCATTGGCAAGAAAAATGCAAAAAGGCTACAAGACATACTTTTACGCATGTGGAAGGTTTTGCAAAATGCTTTATTAGGTTAGGCTCTTTTGTACTTTATACATGGGTTTGGTGGGTTTGGTTTTGAAAGTTAAACACAATTACTTAACAATGATTTTATCATCATTATATTAGTAACAATTTTAATACTACTTTTTTCTCAGGGCCTGACTTCTTTACTTGCTGATGTAAACAACTCGACTTTCCAACACTACTGCAAAACAACTCTGGAGAATGATGGATCCCACACGAAAATCTATCTTCTACGAACAAATCTGGTTTTGTCATAAAGTCTTctttagcttttaactaaggTATATGACATGACTCATATGTTTTCTAAGATACCTATTCTTCTGAGACTGGGGATCAAAACGAGCAACTGTTTTTGTGAGTATTTTCTTCTCCACGGCAAAGACTTGAAAGCATCCATTTGGTATCTACGACCTTTTGTTTTGTTGACTGACTCGAAGAGaccttttgttgttgttgttacttGTTGCTAAGCATCAGCGTACGTACCAAACTACCCATCTATTATCGTAGATGTTTCTGTGAGCATCTTAATTGGTCATACGCATTTGATACATAGACAATTATTAGTCACTAACATACGCTCTCCCAAGTTCGAACTTAGGTTAGGACACAATACGTATTATATTATCAAAGTTCTCACTACAATACTTAGACCTTGATTGGTAGAACATTAACATTACTATTATGCTTTACATTATCCAATCtaacatttattataaaaagatttagaaaaacatttactaaatacTAATGCTCTCCAAATGTTATATGGTGAATGCTCTCAAATAAAGCTTTTAGAAGAAtatttgcatttataatttataaaattaaagaaaaatatatagctaattcatttatttttatttaatgaatcataaaattatttttatccaGAAGCTTGAGAGGGaataaatttagtaatttataccaaataaattttaattagttggttctaaagaaagaaaaaaagatattgatttttaattgttaaacttaaaagaaaacaaGGGGTATTTTCGTAAAATTTTAACTCTGCCCTTCACATGCGCTTTTTTTATCAAGTCCTTTTTAGAGAAGGGAGACAGAACATTCCTTGGAttttaactctctctctctctttctcttctctctctctcacacgcAGACATCATCCTCATCACACATACCCTTTCCTCTCGCACTATCGCATTCACAgcctctcttctttctttcttctttctctctctctaatcttcttcttccatggCTTCTTCTGAAACAAAAATGAAgggaagagaaaaagaagaagccatagCAAACAGTGTGAAGATCAGGGCACTTCAAGCTGGTCTTATGCAGAAGTCAAGCCCTTCCTCCACTTACAGTATCAGAAtcccttcttcatcttctccagcTTCTCGTCCTCTCCCCAACCTCTCTGCTCATGACTATCCTGTTTTCACTCctgtaaactctctctctccttatcTTTTTCTCATCATCTTTCTTGTCGGGTTCCATGATGTGTTTTTGCTTCACTTTTTCGCATCTCTTTACTTGATTGCTTTCGACATTATGTATGGGAATTTGAGTTTGTTAGCATTTTAAAcacattttttgaaaattatcatCGAGCCCGAGATTTATTGATTTAATCCGGTTTAGGCTCgctaattttggtttattttaagaATTAGGAGAGAATTAGATTTCTtaatttattcatatattattcggttaataatacatttaataatttaaattactgtGAAGTATTAAAAGACAAACAGTAAAAGACTTGGATTTGGTAGAATAGAACCATTGTTATTCTTGTTTTGTCCTTTAGCTGTCACACTGTATTGAGTTTGGACACAAGTTACTGTGTTTTTTCCACTTTACACAATTTTCTCTTCCAACTTATCTCCTTGGTTTTGACACAGAGCTATGAAGATGAGCCTGTATCTGCATTTCATCACAAGAATCTCACACTATCTGAAACTTGGGATGAATCTGGTGTTGGTTTAGtagaaggagatgaagaacaagaCTTGAGACACACGTATCACTCTGATTCTCACAAAACCTCAACTTCAAGAAAGACTTTAACCCCTCAGCAAGATTCCCATGTTTACACCATGTCGGACGCTCTTAGATCCCCACCGTTACATTTTTACACAACCGGTAGAAGTAACTGTGGTGGCTCGGTTGATTTTAGATCGGTCTCTTCTTGCAATGAGTACAAACAAAGAGGTTTTGATACCAAGAGCTTGAAGAGCTCTAATCTTGTTGTGCCCTTGACGGATTCTCACTCCGTTGTTGTTGCTTCTCAGACAAGGAACCGTGGAGGTAGAGTGATGTCTTGGTTGTTCCCCAAGTTAAAGAGGAAGCAAAAGAGTAGTAACTCAATCTTTAACTCTCCTAGTAGAACCGAGAGATCAGAAGAGGTTTCTCATGAGGTGTTGAAAGACTCTGGTTCTTCTGGTGGCGAGAAGCTGAAGAGAGAGTTGATGGAAGCAAACAGAAGCAGAGACGCTGCGTTAACTCAAGTTGAAGAGATGAAATCTTCGTTGGGAGAGTTCAGCGAGAAGCTTCAGTACTTGGAAAGTTACTGTGACGGTTTAAAGAAAGCTTTGAGACAAGCAACAGAAGTAGTCTCACAAGAGAATAGTAACAAGGCAGTGAAGAAGACGAACTCAGAGATGCCAATGAGTGAAGAGGTGATGGTTGAAGGGTTCTTGCAGATCGTATCCGAATCAAGATTATCGATAAAGCAGTTCTTGAAAACATTAGTCACAGAGATAGACGAAGAAGACACGACTCTAATGAGCAACATCAACACTCTCCTTCAACCATACAACTTATCATTCACCTCAAAGTACTCCAAGATCATTCAGTCCCACTTGGAATCCATCATAAGCCAAACAATATACCAAGACTTCGAGAACTGCGTCTTCCAGAAGAACGGTAAGCCCAAACTACTCGATCCAGAACAAGAACGTCAAGCTAAATTCTCATCGTTTGCTTCCTTGAGAAACTTGAGCTGGAACGAGGTCTTGAAAAAGGGCACAAAATACTACAGCGAGGAGTTTAGTAGTTTCTGCGACGAGAAGATGAGTTTGATCATTACAACGTTGAAGTGGACGAGACCCTGGTCTGAAGAAATGCTTCAAGCGTTCTTTGTAGCTGCGAAATGTGTGTGGTTGCTTCATTTGCTTGCCTTCTCGTTTAGGCCAGCGTTAGGGATCTTGAGGGTGGAAGAGAACAGAGTGTTTGAGTCGAGTTATATGGAAGATATGGGTGGAGGAGATCGAGAGAGGATACAGAGATCGTCAGCGTCACGTGGACAAGGGCGGGTTAAGGTTATGGTGATGCCAGGGTTTTATATACAAGATAGGGTTTTAAGATGTAAGGTTCTTTGCAGGTACAAGTCATTAGGGTGAAGAGTGTCACACACTGTAATTTttatgtagcttttatttattgCGTTTCTTCTTAATCTTTTATGAGTCAGATTTTTCAAAAGTCAACGTTGTGGAAACAAAAGGTTAGGAGGAAACTGGGGGGAAAGCTGCGGCTGAAAAAGATAGACACAGGAGTTGAAAAGACATACAATATGGGCCAAAAGTACCAGATCGAAGGCCCATAACCTTTTTGTTGACACCATGTTTTTGTGTGTTGGCCCATTAAATTTATGATTAGGAAGCTCTTGTAATCTATAGACTAGTACAAGTCCATAAACATTATGAGTTGGCATCTTGTTATTGGGGCAGAAGAGCACCTCCATGCACAGGTCTTACGAGTTATTGGGAGGTTCTTACCTTAGggtttttagcggaatataagaactcgtcttttaatttttagctaaaaaagttaagaaccgtctcttaaaactcttatttaagaaccggttttcagtttttttagttaaaatttaagagacagattcttatattttgttaaaatccTCATTTTAAGAACCTTCCAGTAAGAGTAtctgaaaataaaatcaaaatcagTAGTAGTTAAAAGTGGAAAGAGACCATATCAAACAAGATACCCTTTAAAACTCCACTTGCCTTTTGTCAGTTTCTAATAAGTGGTTATAGTTATTTCATAAAAACTTCTCaacttaatattattttatggttAAAAAACGCATTATCAGTATCTTGGGGCCGAGGGTGGTCTAAGTCAACAATGTTGTTCAACTTTTTTCTGGTCAAGACAATGTTCTTCAACTCTAAATTTCAATAAAACATTCAGTAACTATTACCAAAAGTCTgtctcaaagaaaaaaaaactaatggcaAATCAGGATCAACTTTCTGTGATTTTTTTCCGTATCTAATGCACTaacatttgaaaaatttattacGTTTCCAATAAAATAAGACAAAAATCCTGACCTTGAAATGTGGAAAATATAACTGAAAAAGTTAGTGAAAAATCTAAAGACGCCAACGTCACTTTTACACCATTAATtcgtgaaaaaaataaatagactAATGGGAGAAGAGAACCAAAAGTGAATGGGCTAAacttcccccaagtctttaagaCTCTTTTCTCTTTCTATTCATAGAGT
This genomic stretch from Brassica napus cultivar Da-Ae chromosome C9, Da-Ae, whole genome shotgun sequence harbors:
- the LOC106372335 gene encoding IRK-interacting protein isoform X2: MASSETKMKGREKEEAIANSVKIRALQAGLMQKSSPSSTYSIRIPSSSSPASRPLPNLSAHDYPVFTPSYEDEPVSAFHHKNLTLSETWDESGVGLVEGDEEQDLRHTYHSDSHKTSTSRKTLTPQQDSHVYTMSDALRSPPLHFYTTGRSNCGGSVDFRSVSSCNEYKQRGFDTKSLKSSNLVVPLTDSHSVVVASQTRNRGGRVMSWLFPKLKRKQKSSNSIFNSPSRTERSEEVSHEVLKDSGSSGGEKLKRELMEANRSRDAALTQVEEMKSSLGEFSEKLQYLESYCDGLKKALRQATEVVSQENSNKAVKKTNSEMPMSEEVMVEGFLQIVSESRLSIKQFLKTLVTEIDEEDTTLMSNINTLLQPYNLSFTSKYSKIIQSHLESIISQTIYQDFENCVFQKNGKPKLLDPEQERQAKFSSFASLRNLSWNEVLKKGTKYYSEEFSSFCDEKMSLIITTLKWTRPWSEEMLQAFFVAAKCVWLLHLLAFSFRPALGILRVEENRVFESSYMEDMGGGDRERIQRSSASRGQGRVKVMVMPGFYIQDRVLRCKVLCRYKSLG
- the LOC106372335 gene encoding IRK-interacting protein isoform X1, encoding MASSETKMKGREKEEAIANSVKIRALQAGLMQKSSPSSTYSIRIPSSSSPASRPLPNLSAHDYPVFTPSYEDEPVSAFHHKNLTLSETWDESGVGLVEGDEEQDLRHTYHSDSHKTSTSRKTLTPQQDSHVYTMSDALRSPPLHFYTTGRSNCGGSVDFRSVSSCNEYKQRGFDTKSLKSSNLVVPLTDSHSVVVASQTRNRGGRVMSWLFPKLKRKQKSSNSIFNSPSRTERSEEVSHEVLKDSGSSGGEKLKRELMEANRSRDAALTQVEEMKSSLGEFSEKLQYLESYCDGLKKALRQATEVVSQENSNKAVKKTNSEMPMSEEVMVEGFLQIVSESRLSIKQFLKTLVTEIDEEDTTLMSNINTLLQPYNLSFTSKYSKIIQSHLESIISQTIYQDFENCVFQKNGKPKLLDPEQERQAKFSSFASLRNLSWNEVLKKGTKYYSEEFSSFCDEKMSLIITTLKWTRPWSEEMLQAFFVAAKCVWLLHLLAFSFRPALGILRVEENRVFESSYMEDMGGGDRERIQRSSASRGQGRVKVMVMPGFYIQDRVLRCKVLCRFFKSQRCGNKRLGGNWGESCG